The Dehalococcoidia bacterium genome has a segment encoding these proteins:
- a CDS encoding phage head closure protein, giving the protein MRQPRTRLGGYRERIAFWNTTLTTDSIGGSTESTPASALGTSWARVEPMTGQRSLEYTAITGFQGYVFTLPYRSDITIDTTRRIVYNSRTFQITSVSIPDEARQELQIIAYEKK; this is encoded by the coding sequence ATGAGACAGCCACGCACACGATTAGGAGGATACAGGGAGCGGATCGCATTCTGGAACACTACCCTGACAACTGACTCGATCGGTGGATCGACCGAATCCACGCCCGCCAGCGCTTTGGGGACCAGCTGGGCCCGGGTCGAGCCCATGACCGGACAGCGCTCATTGGAATACACCGCCATTACCGGGTTCCAGGGCTATGTGTTTACCCTGCCCTACCGGAGTGACATCACCATTGATACCACCCGCCGGATTGTCTATAACAGCCGGACCTTCCAAATCACCTCGGTCAGCATACCGGATGAAGCCAGGCAGGAATTACAAATCATCGCATACGAAAAGAAATGA
- a CDS encoding phage major capsid protein, translated as MTPEEKKELATTLATEVNQAFAAKEAGLLSKVKELTDAIEAKMADKALFDEFQKQLDAVTVAVKKFDVEGDERKSISQQIKDCLNTNEFKSMAEIAKKGNQPDRPFVMNLKVESQMTEIAATAAVTGYIPPPMYAPGVAIGPYRQPFLRDIINNLQTESNSIWWIEESSRTDGSAFGAEASVYGQGEHKLYQRSMPVERVAEYMKISDEMFTDIPYMQSLMSNKLMKDLALKIDANILTGSGTPPALKGWDQYITAYAAPTGMALNIVEPNYIDLLVAAITQVRAAYQVPNYVVLNPVDSALLKMQKDKDGAYVNAPFMQGPGFYIDGIPVISNFGVTQGTFYVVDSTKSNFAMRKEIEIRLWDQNSTDPIYGLKTITAVARCAHWIATIDATAFVSGSLSQANLNALTRP; from the coding sequence ATGACACCGGAAGAAAAAAAGGAATTAGCTACCACACTGGCAACCGAAGTCAACCAGGCGTTTGCCGCCAAGGAGGCCGGACTGCTTAGTAAGGTAAAAGAGCTCACGGACGCTATTGAGGCCAAGATGGCCGACAAGGCCTTGTTCGATGAGTTCCAGAAACAGCTCGATGCTGTGACTGTCGCCGTCAAGAAATTTGACGTGGAAGGGGATGAGCGCAAGTCGATCTCCCAGCAGATCAAAGACTGCCTGAATACCAACGAGTTCAAGTCGATGGCTGAGATTGCCAAAAAGGGCAACCAGCCCGACCGGCCGTTTGTGATGAACCTGAAGGTCGAGTCTCAGATGACTGAGATAGCCGCCACGGCTGCCGTTACGGGTTATATACCTCCTCCGATGTACGCTCCCGGGGTGGCAATAGGACCCTACCGCCAACCCTTCCTCAGGGACATCATCAATAACCTACAGACCGAGAGCAACTCGATCTGGTGGATCGAAGAAAGCTCCCGGACGGACGGATCGGCCTTCGGAGCCGAGGCATCAGTCTATGGACAGGGCGAACACAAGCTCTACCAGCGCAGTATGCCGGTTGAACGAGTGGCTGAATACATGAAGATCTCCGATGAGATGTTCACGGATATCCCGTATATGCAGAGCCTGATGAGCAATAAGCTAATGAAGGACCTGGCCCTGAAGATCGATGCCAACATCCTGACCGGATCGGGCACCCCGCCCGCCCTGAAGGGATGGGATCAGTACATCACGGCTTATGCCGCTCCAACGGGTATGGCCCTGAACATTGTCGAGCCGAATTACATCGACCTGCTGGTAGCCGCCATCACACAGGTGAGGGCGGCCTATCAGGTGCCTAACTACGTTGTCCTCAACCCGGTGGATTCTGCCCTGCTAAAGATGCAAAAGGACAAGGACGGCGCCTATGTCAACGCCCCGTTCATGCAGGGTCCCGGGTTCTACATCGACGGCATCCCGGTAATCAGCAACTTCGGCGTTACCCAGGGCACGTTCTACGTGGTAGATTCGACCAAGTCGAACTTCGCCATGCGTAAAGAGATCGAGATCCGGCTGTGGGATCAGAACTCCACCGATCCGATCTACGGGCTAAAGACTATCACGGCCGTGGCCCGGTGCGCTCACTGGATCGCCACGATTGACGCCACCGCCTTTGTCAGTGGATCGCTGAGCCAGGCTAACCTGAACGCCTTAACCCGTCCGTAA
- a CDS encoding HK97 family phage prohead protease, with protein MGGSLLQKAGGILKDVDLKTRTVAGYFSIFDQVDTDNDIILPGAYAKSIRERGPQGKNRIYHLWMHWTDSILSKPKELKEDNTGLFFVSEFAPEDKQTNLQKDVLRLYDQGLLTEHSVGFQIEQSEKREDGVQLIKEIKLWEGSTVTWGAQELARTTEVKSMDKPVLMDRLDRLIKALHEGYFTDETYQALEYEMTIIKQSLESLEQAAAQSTAEITEPTDEDLLKMFRNKLQFN; from the coding sequence ATGGGAGGCAGTCTGTTACAAAAAGCCGGGGGAATCCTTAAAGACGTAGACCTGAAAACCAGGACCGTTGCTGGTTATTTCTCCATTTTCGATCAAGTAGACACCGACAATGACATTATCCTGCCGGGTGCCTATGCGAAATCCATTCGTGAACGCGGGCCGCAAGGTAAGAACCGGATCTATCACCTATGGATGCACTGGACCGATAGCATCCTGTCTAAGCCAAAGGAGCTCAAGGAGGATAACACCGGGCTGTTTTTTGTCTCTGAATTTGCCCCCGAGGACAAACAGACCAACCTACAAAAGGACGTCCTACGCCTGTATGACCAAGGGTTGCTGACAGAGCACTCGGTTGGCTTCCAGATCGAGCAGAGCGAGAAGCGGGAGGACGGCGTTCAGCTCATCAAGGAGATCAAGCTATGGGAGGGTTCGACCGTGACCTGGGGAGCCCAGGAGCTGGCCCGGACCACCGAGGTCAAATCCATGGATAAGCCCGTACTCATGGACCGGCTGGACCGGCTGATCAAGGCACTCCATGAGGGGTACTTCACCGACGAGACCTACCAGGCATTGGAATATGAAATGACCATCATCAAGCAATCGCTCGAATCACTCGAACAGGCGGCCGCACAGAGCACCGCCGAGATCACCGAGCCGACCGACGAGGATCTGCTGAAGATGTTTCGCAACAAGTTACAATTCAATTAA